Below is a genomic region from Spirosoma radiotolerans.
TGGGTAAAGCGCGACAGCTTGCTGGTGAGTCGGGCGCAATTTAAGGCTGATCTGCAGGCCAATTACGAAGTCCTACATCATTATGGACAGGCTAAATCCAAATCGAACTTGTTCTTACCGCCCTATGAATGGTATAATGACAGCATTGCCACCTGGACCAACGCAGAAGGAATTCAGTTAGTTAACTATACGCCGGGTACACTTAGCCATGCCGATTACACCATCCCTACGGATCGGAACTACCGAAGCAGTGCAACCATTCTGCAATCTATTCGCACGTATGAACAGCAAAAACCGGCTGGATTGAACGGTTTTATCTTGTTGATGCACTTGGGTACGGCACCCGCCCGAACAGACAAACTCTATTCGCACTTGGACGAGTTCTTGACTGATTTTCAGCGAAAAGGATATCAGTTTATAAGAATTGACGAGCTATGAACCGTTTTTTGGCTAACCCTTATCAGGCCCTTGCCAGTTTATAAAACCAGTGAGCGTAAGAGACCACGGTTATCCCAAAACTTTACGCATCAAAGTCAGTTGATAGCATACCAGATTTCAATAGTTTCGTTGGTATCTGTTTACTCAACAACTGATCTTTTCGTATGCGTACGCTCGTGTTTTTTTTAGCGGCCAGCCTGTCTGGCTCCATCTGTCTCGCACAAAGCGATACATCCAAAACAGTACGGGAAACTCAACAGGAACCCGTTGAAAGACAGGTCGCTATTCCGGGTGTCGATACGCCTATATCGGGTGGTGGCATGACGGCTCAGACGCCGATGAATCCTGTTCCTCCGGTTCAAAACAATAAAAAACGGAAAACTCAACCACCCAGCGATCCACGTGCCTTTGGCGTGTCGGTGCCGGTTGGCGGTGGTAAGGCGAAAAGAGATACGTTATAATACGAAACGCATCCTGCTCGCTAAACGGGCAGGATGCGTTTCGTACCTCATCAACTTGTTGGTTTAGTCGGTAACGGAGCGGATGCATGAAACTCATCGTAAATCCGATGCATGTAGTTGTCCAGCAACGTGCGAATACGGGAACGATCATCAGATTGGATGATTAAACCGACATGGTATTCGCGGTTCATACGCCAGAAAATCTCCGGCTCAGAAAACACCGACAAATCGGGCCACTGCTGCCGGGCCAGTGATACAATGAGACCGGCATGGCCGCCATTGTCAGTGGGTGGCAGGTAATGTTCCTTGCGAGCCATGGCCGTTTCGAGTTTAGCCCACTCGCGCCATAGGTTCACGCCCGAGGCAGCCTCGATCATTTCGGCGATGTGCGCACCGCCCACGCGAGATGCTGTTTCCAGGAAATACAATTCTCCGTCGTGATCACCGCGAATGTATTCGGAGTGCGAGGCACTATAGCGCATGCCAAAGGCAGACATGACCTGGTCGTTGATTTGCCGGAGGGCATCCGCTTCAGGCGTATCGACCTGGAGCGTGCCGGTGCGGAATACCCCGCCACCATGCGCTACTTCCATTGGCGTGGCTAAATACTGGCTGACGCGCGTAAAAACGGCTTTCCCATCAACTGACAGGGAGTCGACATGGTAGACTTTACCCGGCTTAAACTCTTCAATAAGATAGGTGTGCCGGTTATCGCCCAGCAAATGAATAGCCGACCAGGCTTCATCCAGTGAGTGAACTTTGCGAATTCCCGTCGCCGATGCTTCCGACCGTGGTTTAATGAGCCAGGGGGCCTCCGTTGTCTGTAAAAAAGCGGTTACCGTTTCGTCATGAAAGAGCGGACAGAACGCTGGCACCCGAATATCAGCAGCAAAGGCCCGTGTTCGCATGGCTAGTTTATCGCGGAAATAACGCGAGGTCGTCTGGCCCATGCCGTCAATGCGGAACGTCTCCCGAATAAGGGCCCCTTTCTCCACATCGAAGTCGTCCAGCGCTACTACCCGATCAATTCGGCGCGAGCGCATGGCATGTGCAAGTCCTACGATCATTTGCTCTAAATCTTCGGGGGCGTTGCTGGGCGAGTTCAGGAAGAACATCTCGTCGATGGACTCGCGGGGCCACGATTCGTTAGCAAGTTTCTGGTCGGTCAATAAATAGACCGTATTACCCAGCTCTTTACAGGCCCGCATAAAATCCTGCCCCTTCAGAAAGGTAGCAATACATAGGAAAGACAATTGGCTCATACTTTGGTTGTTCAAGTGTAGTTTCAGACTCATACAAGCATAAACACTGTACTGATCCGGAAGGCCTCGACTGGAAATTACCCAGCCAGACCGAACCGCCAAACTCTATTCGGCCAAAAAAGATACGGCCAAATGCCCAAACAACGAATGTTTCTTATCTTTTTTCTACTATAAGTCGTTGTAAATAGTCAATTAACAGACGAATACCAAACCCTGTTGCGTTCTTCTGCGAACCGAACTCCGTATCGGCGAAAGCCATCCCGGCGATGTCCAGGTGGGCCCAGGCCGGGTGTTTCTCGCTGAAGAATTCCAGAAACTTAGCTGCGCTGATGGAGCCAGCCAGCGGCTTACCACTGTAATTTTTCACATCCGCGACATCTGACTTTATATCCTCCAGGTAAGCATCCCAAACGGGTAAACGCCAAATTTGCTCGCCCGTCTGGTTAGCCGATTCAGTGAGTTGGGCAGCCAAGCTATCATTGGACGTAAATAAACCGGCTGCATGATAGCCCAAAGCCGCAATAACGCTTCCGGTCAGGGTAGCCAGATCGATTAGCACTTCGGGCTGAAAATTACGAACCATGTATCCCAGTCCATCCGCGAGAATAACGCGCCCTTCGGCGTCGGTATCAATGATCTCGATGGTTTTGCCGGAATAAGCCGTAATTACGTCGCCGGGTTTGGTAGAGCGCCCATCCGTCGAGTTTTCGGTTGATGGCACAATGCCGATCACATGAATAGGTAGTTTTAGTTTAGCCGCTACCTCCACCGTTCCCAACACAGCCGCAGCGCCCCCCATATCACTTTTCATCAGGTGCATGTTGGCGGAAGATTTGATAGATATCCCCCCCGTATCGAACGTTACGCCTTTGCCAACCAGCCCTACCGTGCGGGGATTGTCGATGCCTTCGGGTTTATATTCGGCAATGATCAGCACCGGCGGCACAGCGCTCCCCTGGCTGACACTCAGCAAGGCACCTAATTTCTGCCGTTCGAGTTCGGCTTTGTCAAGAATCGTTACGGTATAATTATACTGCTTACCCGACGCAACGGTCCAATCGGCCAGTGTTTGCGGGTTTTTGTAGTTGGCGGGCGCATTCATCAGATCCAGCATCTGAAGCTGGGTTTGAGCGATGGCCTCACCCCGAATCAGAGCTTCCTGCGCCGTTGCCAGTTCCGTCTCCTGAACGTAGAGCGTTAATGCCCCAGCCTCGGAGAAAAAAAACGGCGCGTCAGCTTTATCGGTCTGATAAAGTTTGAGGTCATAGCCACCACCACGAACACCCAGCACAACCCCTTCGACCACAGTGCCATCGACGGCCGTCAAGTCTATGCTTAGCTGCGCGGGCAATTTGCTTTTCTGGTCAAAAAAGAACTTCCTGAAGGTGCGCAGCCAATCCATTTGTTTCGGATCGGTGCCCAGTCCTAATAAGCTTGTTTTCTGGCCATTCGGGCCATAGCTAACCAGAACTTCTTTGGCTCCAGCGGTAAAATCGCGCTGCAGTACGTTGGCGGGCAAACCCAGTTGGGGCGCCAGGCTGATCAACTGGTCAGCCAGCGCATCGGTTTGTCTAAACGGAATGATGAGATCGCCGGTGGTGGGCGATTGGGTACTTAAGGTAATAGTCATAGATCCTGATTAATAAAACAACCACTCCACTGCTTTCGGAAATTCGCGGCCCCAATGGGCTTCCTGATGGGTTCCCGTCGGGTCGACCGATACGCGAACATCGATCGAATGTCCGCCATAGTTCTGCCGCACCAATGATTCATTGAACCGCTGGATATTGGGCACCATATATTCGGATTCTTTTTCTCCGCCATACGCGTATATTTTCATGGGCACAGGTGCCTTGAAGCGAATAGCATCGAAGTAAATTTTAGGGGAAATCCAGAGCGAAGGAGAGAAAACCATCAATCGCCCAAACACGTCAGGATGCAGCAACCCCGCATAAATACTGATCAAGCCCCCTAACGAACTCCCCCCTACCCCGGTATGAGCCGCATCGGGCAACGTACGGAACCGCTTATCGACGAGGGGCTTTACGGTACGTAGAATAAAGTCAAGGTAATATTGCCCGCGACCTTTGCCGGCCCGTGTTCGGTCAAATGTAAATTCCCGGATACGCTCGTCGTTGGCGTGGTCAATGGATACAAGGATAACGTCGTGATGACGGCGGGCAGCGAGTATGGCCATTTTCTGATCTACTTCCCAGCTTCCGTAGCCAGACCCACCACCGAACAGATTCTGCCCATCGTGCAGATACAGAACAGGATATACTTTGCGCGACGTTTCATAATCATGAGGCAGCAACACATGAACCCGGCGGCTGGAACCCAGTTGCGGAGCCTCGAATGAATCGCCAAGGAGTTCTATTTTGGGCAATAGCTCTGGGTTGAATGGCATGCCAAACCACCGCCAGTGGGGCACATAATCCTGTTTCACCGTTTCGGAAGCAGACACCGTCCGATCCGTCACACCCTCACCCGAGAGGCCCAGTTCAACGTGGTCCCAACCACCCCGTGTGTATTTGTACACCAGTTTTTCGGGCAATTCCAGGTCTGCTGGAAACTCGTAGACAAACTGCCCTTCGCCAGCGGACTGCATTTGAAACAAATCCAGGTCGGGAAGCCAGTCACAAAAATTACCCGAAACGAAAACCGGTCGGTCGTCGGTGCAGTAGGTACGTAATTCTAAACGTATTGATGAAGACATACGTACAGAATCCGATACAAGGGTGAGTTGGTTCAGACGCTGGCAGGAAAGTTAGGCTAACCGAATCTTATCGGGTTCGCCATCAAGCGAGTGCCCACTGCTCGGTGAGCCCCTGCGCCAGCATGACCAACTGATTGTAGTTGGCGGGTTTCGTCATGAACTGATTAGCGCCAAGCGCCAGACTACGCTGAAGGTCGCAGCTATCCGATGATGTTGTTAGCATAACAACGGGTAAATGGGCGAACGTAGGTGTACTGCGGAGTTGCGTCAGGGTATCAAATCCATTCTGACGACGCATATTGATATCGAGCAGAATCAATCGGGGCAACTTTTGGCAGGAGGCCAGCTTTGGCAAAAGCTGATCGCCGTCAGCCAGCGCCAGGACGCTGACAGGACATTGTATATCCTCAAAGGCTGAGCTAATAAACAACCGATCATCTTCGTCGTCATCAACGACCCAAACGGTTGGTTCATCTGATTGCCCAAGGCCCGTAGGTGAGTGAAAAGCCATGACGAATAGGTTAGATATGAAGTGCGTTAACGGAAGGAACTCACCGACTGACTACGGCGTACAAGCAAGCGGGAAATAGGTATACAGCTTTAGAAACGCATCAATCGCTTTCTCCCTGTATGGTTTATGCTCTTACGCTAATGCAGTTAAAAAGCGTTGCAAGCTGGCTGTAAATAGATCAGAAGATAGACCAAAGATATAAGTTTGGCTACCGATTTACCACCCTATACTCAATTAATTAATGCCTATTTAACTTATTAACTACAATTTAATCAGTTTTTTATCATAATCAAGCTAAACATAAAGCTTTACAATACAGGTCCTTAGGCTATTATTTGAAAATATTCTAAACAATTCTTTATAATTAGTCTAAATCCCGCCTACCTTTGTAGAAACATTCCAAATAAGGAAATTATAGAATGCTAACACCTACTACACTCAATCGTATATTAGCCGTTGTCACCCTGGCTTTCTGCTTATCAGCCTGTAACGACCAAGACAATCCAACAACCGTTACACCCCAGCTTCGCAAGTCAATTGCGTATACCAAGCTGACTGATACCACTACGTATGCTAACTTCTTCGTGGATGACGCTGGTGTCAAAACCGTAGACCTGACCACCGGTGCAAATCGGCTACTCATGTTCCGGGCCATTAATACCTACAACGGTACAGCCGTCGGAACAGGCGCTACACTGGATGCCAATGTCCTGAAAAACATGTTCTCGAATACGGGCAACCCATTTTCAGGTACGGCCAATACAGCCCTGAACACATCGGGCGTTCAGTTGCGCAACGTAACAGCCTCCTCTTTGCCAGCTGCTGATGCGGAAAAAGAACGGCAAACCATCGAGGCTAGTTTTCCCAAAATTGCCACCGCCAGTCAGTCAGTATCTGCCGTTGCTTCGGAAGGAAAAGCGGGTAAACTGGGTAGTTATCTGGTTGATGCGCAAGGCATCGAATATGGTCAGATCATTCAGAAAGGCCTGATTGGTGCGTTTCAGGTCGATTATATTGGCAATGTTCTTCTGAGCGACAAGAATCTTGCCTTAGACAATACTACGCTGGTCGCCGGTAAAAACTATACGCAGCTTGAGCAGAACTGGGATGAAATCTATGGCATCTTAACCGCTAACCCGATCTACGGCGCAAAAGCTACAGCTACCTCATCCGGCGAAAGCTTCATTGGCTCGTATATCTGGGAGTATAATAAGGATGATTTCCCGAAAATTTATGCGGCTTTATTGAAAGGCCG
It encodes:
- a CDS encoding ATP-grasp domain-containing protein, which codes for MSQLSFLCIATFLKGQDFMRACKELGNTVYLLTDQKLANESWPRESIDEMFFLNSPSNAPEDLEQMIVGLAHAMRSRRIDRVVALDDFDVEKGALIRETFRIDGMGQTTSRYFRDKLAMRTRAFAADIRVPAFCPLFHDETVTAFLQTTEAPWLIKPRSEASATGIRKVHSLDEAWSAIHLLGDNRHTYLIEEFKPGKVYHVDSLSVDGKAVFTRVSQYLATPMEVAHGGGVFRTGTLQVDTPEADALRQINDQVMSAFGMRYSASHSEYIRGDHDGELYFLETASRVGGAHIAEMIEAASGVNLWREWAKLETAMARKEHYLPPTDNGGHAGLIVSLARQQWPDLSVFSEPEIFWRMNREYHVGLIIQSDDRSRIRTLLDNYMHRIYDEFHASAPLPTKPTS
- a CDS encoding leucyl aminopeptidase family protein, with protein sequence MTITLSTQSPTTGDLIIPFRQTDALADQLISLAPQLGLPANVLQRDFTAGAKEVLVSYGPNGQKTSLLGLGTDPKQMDWLRTFRKFFFDQKSKLPAQLSIDLTAVDGTVVEGVVLGVRGGGYDLKLYQTDKADAPFFFSEAGALTLYVQETELATAQEALIRGEAIAQTQLQMLDLMNAPANYKNPQTLADWTVASGKQYNYTVTILDKAELERQKLGALLSVSQGSAVPPVLIIAEYKPEGIDNPRTVGLVGKGVTFDTGGISIKSSANMHLMKSDMGGAAAVLGTVEVAAKLKLPIHVIGIVPSTENSTDGRSTKPGDVITAYSGKTIEIIDTDAEGRVILADGLGYMVRNFQPEVLIDLATLTGSVIAALGYHAAGLFTSNDSLAAQLTESANQTGEQIWRLPVWDAYLEDIKSDVADVKNYSGKPLAGSISAAKFLEFFSEKHPAWAHLDIAGMAFADTEFGSQKNATGFGIRLLIDYLQRLIVEKR
- a CDS encoding alpha/beta hydrolase; this encodes MSSSIRLELRTYCTDDRPVFVSGNFCDWLPDLDLFQMQSAGEGQFVYEFPADLELPEKLVYKYTRGGWDHVELGLSGEGVTDRTVSASETVKQDYVPHWRWFGMPFNPELLPKIELLGDSFEAPQLGSSRRVHVLLPHDYETSRKVYPVLYLHDGQNLFGGGSGYGSWEVDQKMAILAARRHHDVILVSIDHANDERIREFTFDRTRAGKGRGQYYLDFILRTVKPLVDKRFRTLPDAAHTGVGGSSLGGLISIYAGLLHPDVFGRLMVFSPSLWISPKIYFDAIRFKAPVPMKIYAYGGEKESEYMVPNIQRFNESLVRQNYGGHSIDVRVSVDPTGTHQEAHWGREFPKAVEWLFY
- a CDS encoding response regulator, with product MAFHSPTGLGQSDEPTVWVVDDDEDDRLFISSAFEDIQCPVSVLALADGDQLLPKLASCQKLPRLILLDINMRRQNGFDTLTQLRSTPTFAHLPVVMLTTSSDSCDLQRSLALGANQFMTKPANYNQLVMLAQGLTEQWALA
- a CDS encoding DUF4856 domain-containing protein, translated to MLTPTTLNRILAVVTLAFCLSACNDQDNPTTVTPQLRKSIAYTKLTDTTTYANFFVDDAGVKTVDLTTGANRLLMFRAINTYNGTAVGTGATLDANVLKNMFSNTGNPFSGTANTALNTSGVQLRNVTASSLPAADAEKERQTIEASFPKIATASQSVSAVASEGKAGKLGSYLVDAQGIEYGQIIQKGLIGAFQVDYIGNVLLSDKNLALDNTTLVAGKNYTQLEQNWDEIYGILTANPIYGAKATATSSGESFIGSYIWEYNKDDFPKIYAALLKGRAAIVNNDMTVLKEQAAFIHLAMEKAIANAALGYLGKWKTAGTNTAAAAHAMGEGLGFIYSLRYAKLNKADAAFSDSVLAGLISAPNGFWGLTNAKIDAASAAIRTKFNIPV